The genomic stretch atataTGAAGTATGATAATTTATCACATACATGTAATAAAGtaacttacaaaaaaaaaaaaaacatgaaaaaataaCCTTTATTAATGTCCCATTATTAGCAACCTTCTCTCCCACTAacacaacaaacacaaacacactcTCTCCACTATTCTCATTTCTTCACATATTTCACTACACTgttttttctccatttttctcAAAACTTCATCAACCTCAAAACAAAGGTTtgtcttttccttttcttctcacTAAGTTATGCACATTTTCTGCTTTTGATCTCACACTCATAACTCCTTCATGCAAAAAGTTACCTTCTTGTCCTTCTGCTACGGTTTGTTTCAATAGTTCTCCAAGTTTTAGTTTTTATGACTCTCTAAGTGCTAATGTATAACCCCTTTTCTTGTTTCACcataatgaatgatgaatgattggtTTTTGTTGTGTTTTTTCTTCTTCATGTGATAAAAACCGAAACTTTATATAGTACTATTaatgaaaaatgttttttttttcttctgtacAGTGTGTTGTGTTTATTGATTGAAGATGGAAGATTCACAATCTTTTGGAAAAACAATGAAAGAAAAGATCTTGAAACGGAAAAGGGTGAACAAAGCCTTAGAAATTTTTAGGGACTTGTCTCACAAACTCTATTGTGAGTACAAGTCAAGTGAAGTTAAGAACTTGAAAGCAAAAACAAAAGCTTTGCTAGAAGCTGCAATGTTTATGAAAGAGAAACATCAATGGGAAAACAGTGGAAAAAGATTAGGGCATGTAGATGGAATTGAAGTTGGTGACCACTTTCAATACAGGAATGAACTGGTTGTCATTGGTCTGCATCAACAATTCTGCAGTGGTATTGATTATTTGGGTAAAGGCGAGTTTTCTTTCGCAACTAGTATTGTTGTGAGTGATAAGTATGCAAATGTTATGAAGTCTGGTGGTTGCTTGGTTTATGAAGGTCAAGGTAGTAATCCTAATGTGAAGACAACGGCCGCGCCTCCGCGTGATCAGAAATTGGAAGGGGGGAATCTTGCTTTGAGGAATAGTATGAATGGTAGGAGGCCGGTTAGGGTTATATTGAAGGTTTTTGGGAAGTTTAATGGGAGGGAAGAATGGAAGAACACTGTTTCGGATTATTCGTATGTATATGATGGGCTGTATTTGGTTGATAGGATGACTCAAGAAAGGGGACAATTTGGAAAACTTGTGTTCAAGTTTGTTCTTAACAAAATTTCTGATCAATCCGCGGGTGTTTCCTCTCGAGATGTTGTTAAGAACCAACCCGCGAGTGTTTCCTCTCGGGATGTTGTTAAGGAAacggaaactttcttgaagagacGGAGGACTAAAGGTTGTGGTCTCGACAAGGATGTCATTCGAATCAATGATATTTCGGAGGGGAAAGAAAAGTTTCCAATTCGAGTGGTGACGCCAATAAGTTGTGTGGAGAAGCCTAAACCCTTTGGCTACCTAGTCAAAATGAGTTATCCAAAGATGAATCATTCAACACTACTAGGTGGTGGATGTAATTGTGAAAATGCATGTGTTGATTCTCTTGATTGTGTTTGCATAGCTAAGAATAATGGTGGGACACTAGCATATGGTGGTAACAAGAGACTAGTTTCTCCTATCAAACCGTCTTTTATATACGAATGTGGCCCTTCTTGCGCGTGTTCATCGACTTGCATGAACCGAGTGAGTCAATGCGGGATTCAGTTCCAACTAGaaatcttcaaaacaaattcaaagggGTGGGGTGTTAGAACGCGATCTTTCATTCCATCGGGAAGCTTTGTGTGTGAGCTCATCGGAGAACTTGTTCATCAAAACAACGGAAAATCAGGATCAAATCTACATGTCGATGACTACATATTCAATATTGGTAATGTTGTTGTTAAATACAAATATTGATCATGTTTTGAACTTCATTTAATTGTTGTAGTATACATTTTGCAGGTGGTGGCTTCATTGATGCAACTAGACATGGAAACATTGGAAGGTTTATAAATCATAGTTGCTGTCCTAACCTATGTATGAAAGATGTTATGTATGATCACAATGATAAGAGTCTTCCACACAAAATGTTGTTTGCTTTAAAGGACATAGCTCCGGGTAGAGAGGTAAGTTATGATTACAATTGCTGCAAGGGTAGTATCAAGGGATGGAGTAATATTTGCTGCTGTGGTTCATCAGAATGCAAAGGATATATTTACAATTGAAGGTTTGCCTTAAGGAGCTACTTTAGTGTCTCCCTTCGGAGACATCTGATAAAATTGGAACGATACAGAGAAGATTAGCATAGCCTATGCGCAATAATGACACACACAAGTTGTTTTGGTGTGTAATTATTGTAGTAACTTTTTTTCTTAGAAACTCCTAGTAGTAGTATGTTAATTTGTTAGGATTTGTAGGAGGTGGGAATCAAATCAGACTTGTGAGTTACATTGTTGAAATGCAACATTTCATTAGTAACATTTAAAGTGCAACCATTGTTTGGTTTAGTGGGAATTTATTCGAATAATTATGCATAATCATATACTCCAAATGCATGAGaaaccattatactatagtacgTACTTTTGACTATTGCACAGCCTCTTACTCCCCCGTGCATGAGAAACAACGCGTTGGATTTGTGTACAATTTTTAAAGAAATGATTAGttgtattaattttaataaaactaatattatttattaatatatttttataaattatgattAGTAGAGTAGTTAAGTGGATGAAGATCAATAAATAAAAGTAtagtatttaaaattataataaatgttgtattgatattttATAAAGATAACTATTTTGACATAGGAGAAATTCTTTCATGGAAATGACCATAAATCCATAGTCTTAGGCACAACCAGAgagaaaatttttaatttatttaaaaaaaaatttaattagattCATGGAGTGGTTGTGATTATAAAGGAGAGATAaaatgttaaatttattttttaattaattaaatttttgtgattggttgtgtgcaAAAAAATTTCTTAGGTCTGGGTCTACCTAAGAATTTTCCTTGAGGTAgataaaaagaaaaagcaaattcATAATTTTTATGACATATAGATTCCCTTAAAAAAATCATTCAATAATTAATGATTATCTATTTACAATTGTCTCATATAAAGTTGACTTTAACGATGACTTCACATTTAATTGGTGCATCTTTCACCCTTTGAAATAACATTAGGAGATTTTAGTGAAACTTCGTAATTGGCATTGTCATGAAAATATCACCATTGTAAAGAGGTCCGACCATGGGAGTTGTTATAGATACTAAAATTGTGATTTTAGTATGAAGTGAAGATGAAGGCAAATCGTTTTATTTGAGCTTTGGAATTGGTATGAGATTAAACAAGTGCAATAATTGGTTCAACTACAAGATCTTCAAGGAAGGAAGTTCCTTCTATGGATTTCATCGATTCTAGattttcctcctcctcctcctcctactTTTCTGTTGGCAAAATTTCTCGCCATTCAAGTTTCAAACAATAGAGAAACACTGTGGTGAATGCATCTCAAGTAGTCAGTGGTTGATATTGAGACCTCCATAACCACCAGCGGAGAACAGTATCTTGTAGACCCTTTAAAGCTACTCTCAACTGATCATTTTTTAATATGTTGTGTTTTCTGAAGTATTGCTCAGTACAAAGAACCCACCAATATGGGTCGATGTTGccagaaaaattaaaaatcatcGTTGTAGTTAAGCTGACAAGAGATCGAAAATGAGAACACAAATTGATATGagatttttcaatcaaaactataaaattagggtttcaaaatttaaaaaaaaaagggggggggggaacacattaaaattatttaagaatatcataataatatttttcatttgatagaTACCATTAAATGTGTCAaaagactacattatataatattTTGTAGTGAATTGTTTATCCCACCCTAATTGGTGGaaaaacacattaaaaaaatttgaaaattcctCTCAGATTTTTGGAAGTGCATTTTTGGACGCACTTTTTTCACATCAAAATACGTCCTAAGTGAGTCTCACTCCAAAAAATTTCAGACATTTagtctggagatgcatctccagattCACCATATATGTACCCCATACATTCCTAACTGAGACACCCTCAGTTTGACATATATTaatctggagatgcatcttcgtatTCTCCTCTGACAGAATTGTGAGATACATTTTCATAATAACACCACACAATAAATTTTGACTTTGTTTTAAAGATACACTATTGTAATTGACGATGTACTATAATTATACTATCATATTAAATTTTGTATAAATTAAACCATACAGTTACCAAATTATGAAATAATATGAaaatgacacacacacacacactataaTGAATAAATTTGGAATATATAATGAAGTCAAAATAAAATACAACCGATAATAACTCATAATACAAATACTATATACTACAAGGTATGtcagcccccccccccccccatgtTCTTACTCTGTCTCTTGTACTACAGTGTCGTCTGTGCCTCCTGTATGAGGACATCTAGAATGTCCCTTGCCTAATACCCTTTCAGAAATACTCCTCTGTCTATACCCCACATGCGGAATATCAATGATATGTCGACATCTAAGCAACATATCAACTACATAATATGCCCCAACCTACTCCTACTCCTCTAGTATCTCTTGATGAGATGGCCTAGGTAGATCTCGTGGAGTATCTAATGTAATATAAGGATGTGACACTCTAAAATACCATTAGATGAAGTCGTATGTAACACTTCATGCGTTAGGAGCTAAGGTACTTTATGTCTCATCTGATACCAAGTAATTAAGGAAATTATCATACATGGCATCTATATTTATATATGCCATAGCGGGAGGAGCATAATTAGAGGGGTCTTTAGGAACAAACTGCATGTATCTGAACTTTCGCATGGTGCGTGTGGATACATCATACGTGACTCACAAGTCAACCATATAAAATAGAAGGCTACGTGGTCCAAGGGAAGCATCTCACGGTGATCTACGTACGCTTGGAAGCATACATCCTCTGCTATCAAGCAGTCAAGATACACTCTTGAAGGCTTTGTCGCCTAATTCCCTCTTAGCAGGGCGAATGATGAAGCACGTGACA from Vicia villosa cultivar HV-30 ecotype Madison, WI linkage group LG4, Vvil1.0, whole genome shotgun sequence encodes the following:
- the LOC131600267 gene encoding histone-lysine N-methyltransferase, H3 lysine-9 specific SUVH5-like, translating into MEDSQSFGKTMKEKILKRKRVNKALEIFRDLSHKLYCEYKSSEVKNLKAKTKALLEAAMFMKEKHQWENSGKRLGHVDGIEVGDHFQYRNELVVIGLHQQFCSGIDYLGKGEFSFATSIVVSDKYANVMKSGGCLVYEGQGSNPNVKTTAAPPRDQKLEGGNLALRNSMNGRRPVRVILKVFGKFNGREEWKNTVSDYSYVYDGLYLVDRMTQERGQFGKLVFKFVLNKISDQSAGVSSRDVVKNQPASVSSRDVVKETETFLKRRRTKGCGLDKDVIRINDISEGKEKFPIRVVTPISCVEKPKPFGYLVKMSYPKMNHSTLLGGGCNCENACVDSLDCVCIAKNNGGTLAYGGNKRLVSPIKPSFIYECGPSCACSSTCMNRVSQCGIQFQLEIFKTNSKGWGVRTRSFIPSGSFVCELIGELVHQNNGKSGSNLHVDDYIFNIGGGFIDATRHGNIGRFINHSCCPNLCMKDVMYDHNDKSLPHKMLFALKDIAPGREVSYDYNCCKGSIKGWSNICCCGSSECKGYIYN